A stretch of Fusarium poae strain DAOMC 252244 chromosome 2, whole genome shotgun sequence DNA encodes these proteins:
- the YOS1 gene encoding Protein transport protein yos1 (SECRETED:SignalP(1-17)~BUSCO:33918at5125) — MRRFNLILLSSLQLVGARSPGFNIHEDLLTYPQFEVVFDDQYISEKDAHSLLDSQHPTYSADFAQSTLGQARAADGRENKDQDGPSYTYELMKLPPNDYLCSIPILQSPEAENKTANELAKAEEARELSRATANGWELLSELEDSCLYFMSGWWSYSFCNNREIVQFHALPSIPNGQPPKRDPHTMDYTLGRVPAIPANAAHQAKMNGQEAPPPAELQVKGDQRYLVQRLEGGTICDLTGRERTIEVQYHCVPGMKADRIGWIKEVTICAYLMVVNTPRLCNDVAFLPPEETRANPIRCKLIRGELNEPPSLDQTVPLAQDEAQVPMKQEDAGAKSGDTMPENAAKEPVNIGGVVVGARNVLSGADEAGKPPAKLPPPRSYFSNSNTDTERFLKVVASGKSKEDGGKMELLSDEELEKLDLKPSVVKEMTERMTKLAGKYGWKLELVELPGGEKELRGYIDADDDELAKNKAQLQKEKEAAAKAKGDDGEEVVEGSEEQFFDKKDEL, encoded by the exons ATGCGCCGCTTCAATTTGATTCTGCTGTCTTCCCTCCAGCTTGTCGGAGCTCGTTCACCAGGATTCAACATTCACGAGGATTTGTTGACGTACCCTCAG TTTGAAGTGGTATTCGATGATCAATATATATCCGAGAAAGACGCCCATTCGTTACTCGATAGTCAACATCCTACATATTCTGCCGACTTTGCGCAATCAACATTAGGTCAAGCTCGGGCAGCTGACGGGCGCGAGAACAAAGACCAGGATGGCCCGTCGTACACGTACGAGCTCATGAAGCTACCGCCTAACGATTACCTTTGTTCTATACCCATTTTACAATCTCCCGAAGCGGAGAATAAGACGGCCAATGAACTGGCCAAGGCCGAAGAAGCTCGCGAGCTTAGTCGCGCGACAGCCAATGGATGGGAACTTCTTTCAGAACTGGAGGATTCATGTCTCTATTTTATGTCTGGATGGTGGAGTTACAGTTTTTGCAATAATCGCGAGATCGTCCAGTTCCATGCCCTTCCCTCGATACCAAACGGTCAACCTCCTAAGCGGGACCCCCACACGATGGATTACACGCTCGGAAGGGTCCCTGCTATTCCAGCCAATGCAGCGCACCAGGCAAAGATGAATGGTCAAGAAGCACCTCCTCCAGCGGAACTCCAGGTCAAGGGCGATCAACGGTATCTTGTTCAGAGGCTCGAAGGAGGAACAATTTGCGACTTGACAGGAAGAGAGCGCACTATTGAGGTCCAGTACCATTGTGTACCAGGCATGAAGGCGGACAGGATTGGATGGATTAAGGAAGTCACTATCTGTGCTTACTTGATGGTCGTCAACACGCCACGCCTCTGTAACGATGTCGCTTTCTTACCGCCTGAAGAGACTCGGGCGAACCCAATCCGATGCAAGCTTATCCGGGGCGAACTTAACGAGCCTCCCTCGCTGGACCAAACGGTACCTCTGGCGCAGGACGAAGCTCAGGTGCCGATGAAGCAAGAAGACGCAGGCGCCAAGTCTGGAGACACAATGCCTGAGAATGCCGCAAAGGAACCTGTCAATATCGGTGGCGTTGTTGTGGGCGCTAGAAATGTACTCTCCGGTGCAGATGAGGCAGGCAAACCACCAGCCAAGCTTCCACCCCCACGCAGCTACTTTTCCAACTCCAACACGGACACCGAGAGATTCCTCAAGGTAGTAGCATCAGGCAAGAGCAAAGAAGACGGCGGTAAAATGGAGCTTCTCTCAGATGAAGAGCTAGAGAAACTGGACCTCAAGCCCTCCGTGGTCAAAGAGATGACAGAACGCATGACGAAGCTGGCAGGAAAATACGGATGGAAGCTTGAGCTTGTGGAGCTTCCTGGAGGAGAGAAGGAGCTTCGGGGGTACATCGAcgctgatgacgatgagCTCGCTAAGAACAAGGCTCAGCTgcagaaggaaaaggaggCTGCTGCCAAGGCGAAGGGAGATGATGGGGAGGAGGTGGTTGAGGGTAGTGAGGAGCAGTTTTTCGATAAGAAGGATGAGCTGTAG
- the PSF3 gene encoding DNA replication protein (BUSCO:53535at5125) — MSYYDIDAILTDAEKVPCQFEIDVPYLGHLDNSSQGLKANTPLTLPLWLAEMLALASTPTSNAPLTLNLPPCLSTAVLSALKADPRAVPLRDQSLHFYGVGVRMLDLFDEKDIAEVLRKTFVVRAGDVGLHSRKADEGMVGAAGEEFLRGLEEWERGLFRRGHDGVKGAKEWTDKVKKM; from the exons ATGTCATACTACGATATTGACGCCATCCTCACGGATGCAGAG AAAGTCCCATGCCAATTCGAAATCGACGTCCCCTACCTCGGCCATCTCGACAACTCCTCCCAGGGTCTCAAAGCCAACACCCCCCTAACTCTACCACTCTGGCTCGCCGAGATGCTCGCTCTAGCATCAACACCTACATCCAACGCACCACTAACTCTCAACCTTCCACCGTGTCTATCCACCGCTGTTTTATCCGCTTTAAAGGCTGATCCGCGCGCTGTACCGCTACGAGACCAGAGTTTACATTTCTACGGCGTGGGTGTGCGAATGCTGGACTTGTTTGATGAAAAGGATATAGCAGAGGTTCTGAGAAAGACTTTTGTTGTTAGGGCGGGAGATGTAGGGCTTCATTCGAGAAAGGCGGATGAGGGGATGGTGGGAGCAGCTGGGGAGGAGTTTTTGAGGGGGCTTGAGGAGTGGGAGAGGGGGTTGTTTAGGAGAGGACATGATGGTGTTAAGGGGGCGAAGGAGTGGACTGATAAGGTGAAGAAGATGTGA
- a CDS encoding hypothetical protein (BUSCO:49423at5125) translates to MGTNLNQFFNHGFRSSSINSRPPRWPARPLYSLAAMASTSFVRGKATLPDLPYDYGALEPYISGQIMELHHSKHHQTYVTGFNNATDALAEANHKGDAKAAAAQAPLLNFHGGGHVNHSLFWENLAPNGKGGGGEPEGKLLTSINEDFGSFEAFKKQTNATLAGIQGSGWAWLVKDKNAGTLSIVTRPNQDPVTGNLEPLLGIDAWEHAYYLQYQNRKAEYFSAIWDVINWGTVAKRFEK, encoded by the exons ATGGGAACAA atcTCAATCAATT CTTCAACCATGGCTTCCGCTCTTCTTCGATCAACTCCCGCCCTCCGCGCTGGCCTGCGCGCCCGCTCTACTCCCTCGCGGCCATGGCTAGCACCAGCTTCGTCCGCGGCAAGGCCACTCTTCCCGACCTTCCTT ACGACTACGGCGCTCTTGAGCCCTACATCTCTGGCCAGATCATGGAGCTTCACCACTCCAAGCACCACCAGACCTACGTTACCGGCTTCAACAACGCAACCGACGCCCTCGCCGAGGCCAACCACAAGGGCGATGCCAAGGCTGCTGCCGCTCAGGCTCCTCTCCTTAACTTCCACGGCGGCGGTCACGTCAACCACTCCCTCTTCTGGGAGAACCTTGCTCCCAACGGCAAGGGCGGCGGTGGTGAGCCCGAGGGCAAGCTTCTGACTTCCATCAACGAGGACTTTGGTTCCTTCGAGGCTTTCAAGAAGCAGACCAACGCTACTCTCGCCGGTATCCAGGGCTCCGGCTGGGCCTGGCTcgtcaaggacaagaacgCTGGCACTCTGTCCATCGTTACCCGACCTAACCAGGATCCCGTCACCGGCAACCTTGAGCCCCTTCTCGGCATTGACGCCTGGGAGCACGCCTACTACCTCCAGTACCAGAACCGCAAGGCTGAGTACTTCAGCGCCATCTGGGACGTCATCAACTGGGGCACTGTCGCCAAGCGATTTGAGAAATAA
- a CDS encoding hypothetical protein (CAZy:GT4): MSSKPSRKFSTGATSHRKRQMSLMVEKDGHVNAPLQTLYLGISAVFADDHTAVIALAIHDTVYLNDFSIKHISLDEEMRQGQDLIADHIINEVETYEHVNFVKFIGAGLPVTLKYMSPSLCSRLWLDLDIVPVVLRPDHEAKEKNFWDVKRVDEQADSMARKCILNFGPSLVPHLQVGYRGIVQTDAGFRVHLTNIQNHKDTCSQATWNATQFYANKLREKKTKLAFFSATPQGGGVALMRHALVRLSRLMGVDVTWYVPKPRPGVFRITKNQHNILQGVSHPDQRISDAEKGAISDWIEDNAKRYWLSEGGPLRPPEEGGADIIFIDDPQMPGLIPMIKRLTPDRPVLYRSHIQIRSDLVAVDGSPQNDIWNYLWSNIKEADMFISHPIPKFVPHTVPKEKVVYLPATTDWIDGLNKHMNKWDTGYYAHIYNTQCRNQRMTELDWPNRKYIAQVARFDPAKGIPTVIDSYAEFRRRCDEANITDVPQLVVCGNGSIDDPDGAIIFDQTMTQLEDHYPHLLDDVSVMRLDANDQLLNMVIANAHVILQLSTREGFEIKVSEALHAGVPVIVSNEGGIPLQVKENVNGYLVTPGDYKTVADHLMNLYTDHELHARMSREARNGVSDEVGTVGNALGWFYLAAKWQEVGTNPGLRGDEKWVNDMAREEAGYPYTEGENRLPRHFTQRKGGAENGKVEENGEKE, encoded by the exons ATGAGTTCCAAGCCTTCTCGCAAGTTTTCAACAGGCGCCACCTCGCACCGCAAGAGGCAGATGAGCCTCATGGTCGAGAAGGATGGCCATGTCAATGCTCCTCTTCAG ACTTTGTACCTCGGTATCTCTGCCGTTTTCGCCGATGATCATACTGCCGTTATTGCTCTTGCTATTCACGATACCGTCTATCTCAATGATTTCTCAATCAAGCACATTTCTCTTGACGAGGAGATGCGCCAGGGACAGGATCTCATTGCTGACCACATCATCAACGAGGTCGAGACATATGAGCATGTTAACTTTGTCAAGTTCATCGGAGCCGGTCTCCCTGTTACTCTCAAATACATGAGCCCTTCTCTGTGCTCGCGTCTTTGGCTTGACCTCGACATCGTACCTGTTGTCCTTCGACCTGACCATGAagccaaggagaagaactTCTGGGATGTCAAGCGCGTCGACGAACAAGCTGATTCCATGGCCCGCAAGTGTATTCT AAACTTTGGTCCTTCCCTTGTACCCCATCTGCAGGTCGGCTACCGAGGCATCGTTCAGACAGATGCTGGATTCCGTGTTCACCTTACAAACATCCAAAACCACAAGGATACATGCTCCCAGGCCACATGGAATGCCACGCAGTTCTACGCCAACAAGCTACGCGAGAAAAAGACCAAGCTCGCATTCTTCAGCGCTACTCCCCagggtggtggtgttgccCTCATGCGTCACGCTCTCGTCCGTCTCAGTCGCCTCATGGGAGTGGACGTGACTTGGTATG TTCCCAAACCACGACCTGGTGTTTTCCGAATCACCAAGAACCAGCACAACATCCTTCAGGGTGTCAGTCACCCAGACCAGCGCATCTCGGATGCAGAGAAGGGTGCCATCTCCGATTGGATTGAAGACAATGCTAAGAGATACTGGCTCTCTGAGGGTGGTCCTCTCAGGCCCCCAGAGGAGGGAGGTGCCGACATCATTTTC ATCGATGATCCACAGATGCCCGGGCTTATCCCCATGATCAAGAGACTGACTCCTGATCGCCCTGTCCTCTACAGATCTCACATCCAGATCCGGAGCGATCTGGTTGCCGTGGACGGTTCTCCCCAGAACGACATCTGGAACTATCTCTGGAGTAATATCAAAGAGGCCGACATGTTCATCAGTCACCCAATTCCCAAGTTTGTTCCTCACACCGTTCCCAAGGAGAAGGTCGTCTATCTCCCTGCTACCACCGACTGGATCGATGGTCTGAACAAGCACATGAACAAGTGGGATACCGGCTACTATGCCCATATTTACAACACCCAGTGCAGAAACCAACGAATGACCGAGCTTGACTGGCCCAATC GCAAATACATTGCTCAAGTAGCACGATTCGACCCTGCCAAGGGTATTCCGACTGTCATCGACTCATACGCAGAGTTCCGCCGCCGCTGCGATGAGGCCAACATTACAGATGTTCCCCAGCTCGTTGT TTGCGGCAACGGCTCCATTGACGACCCAGACGGTGCCATTATTTTTGATCAGACAATGACTCAATTGGAAGACCACTACCCTCATCTCCTCGACGATGTCAGCGTCATGCGTCTCGATGCTAATGATCAGCTTCTCAACATGGTCATTGCCAACGCTCATGTCATTCTTCAGCTATCAACCCGTGAGGGCTTCGAAATCAAGGTTTCGGAAGCTCTCCATGCAGGCGTTCCTGTCATCGTTTCCAATGAAGGAGGCATTCCTCTTCAGGTCAAGGAAAATGTCAATGGATACCTTGTTACCCCTGGTGACTACAAGACTGTGGCCGATCACCTCATGAATCTATACACCGACCACGAACTCCATGCTAGAATGTCTCGAGAAGCCAGGAATGGTGTCAGCGACGAGGTTGGCACTGTCGGTAATGCATTGGGCTGGTTCTATCTGGCTGCCAAGTGGCAGGAGGTCGGTACCAACCCTGGCCTTCGTGGCGATGAGAAGTGGGTGAATGACATGGCTCGTGAGGAAGCCGGTTATCCCTACACTGAAGGCGAAAACCGCCTCCCTCGTCACTTCACTCAGCGCAAGGGGGGAGCGGAGAATGGAAAGGTAGAGGAAAACGGCGAAAAGGAGTAG
- a CDS encoding hypothetical protein (SECRETED:SignalP(1-20)) encodes MIPKAPLGLFGLLLLQFANGDQNAERIQLDPKYAQDRAYMVFNEIHSAGRLWGSSLYHNGFGFFPATVPAGTMFYHGSRQNVTPAGLEWLAFDLEHAENFARSFKFKPGRGHPPVPIPGKDKSEQDDNVLEGGLREELRRRNERISKELHVRDDGEDGDVNVRGYLHLYQTTRELNFLLLDGMSAGKTRMGTLDSQDLVLRENKGDHKMMDEKNRADDLCKIATKWGLDGFVRMEIGVEVIKCDFSKDLNLVNMMRTELRDHLVDNKDLTAFQWVRAVAERYDDIGADRLRIDFSSMVSGLFFPINVSNTDPERPDLKRLGAATIEELVDIKEYLKEVLRQPRRYTVNWQGVVDLIVTRYSKRIALMAYEQLPSRHFISEVRGATLTWYDAPSLPDDVSLTKRGETNRTADAIEECRIHYLRPALLVKAKWSVEDRLIYTSLDTVIGTICNTLYSVRGRLLSVSERDGEDDEELEKAVQHGRAVMQELMGELEWTTWKKPQACAPDEVPAIAMWPFGTKEDHWHPGCRSIDVIQNPNGSYWDLWGPGS; translated from the coding sequence ATGATTCCAAAGGCTCCTCTCGGCCTTTTTGGCCTCTTGTTACTACAGTTTGCGAACGGGGACCAAAATGCAGAGCGAATACAACTCGACCCCAAGTATGCGCAAGACCGAGCGTACATGGTTTTCAACGAGATTCATTCCGCCGGCCGACTATGGGGCTCATCTCTGTATCACAATGGGTTCGGATTTTTCCCAGCTACAGTGCCTGCTGGTACGATGTTTTACCACGGTTCCCGACAAAACGTAACACCAGCAGGGCTGGAGTGGTTAGCCTTTGACCTAGAACATGCCGAGAACTTTGCGCGCTCTTTTAAATTCAAGCCGGGGAGGGGGCATCCTCCAGTACCGATCCCAGGCAAGGATAAATCTGAGCAAGATGACAATGTACTCGAAGGAGGCCTTCGTGAGGAGTTACGGCGTCGCAACGAGCGAATCTCAAAAGAACTCCATGTTCGAGATGACGGCGAAGACGGCGATGTTAACGTTCGTGGCTATCTGCATTTATACCAGACAACACGTGAACTCAACTTTCTCTTACTCGACGGAATGAGCGCCGGCAAGACGCGCATGGGCACACTAGACTCTCAGGATCTTGTACTCCGCGAGAACAAAGGCGACCATAAAATGATGGACGAAAAGAATCGAGCGGACGATCTTTGCAAAATCGCAACTAAATGGGGTTTGGATGGATTTGTGCGGATGGAAATTGGCGTCGAAGTCATCAAATGTGACTTTAGCAAGGACTTGAACCTGGTCAACATGATGCGCACAGAACTGCGTGATCATTTGGTGGACAACAAAGACTTGACCGCATTTCAATGGGTGAGGGCTGTTGCAGAGAGATACGATGATATTGGGGCCGACCGATTGCGGATCGACTTTTCTTCCATGGTATCTGGCCTCTTCTTTCCCATCAACGTCTCAAACACCGACCCGGAGCGACCGGACCTCAAAAGACTCGGCGCAGCGACAATAGAGGAGCTTGTGGATATCAAAGAATATCTGAAGGAAGTCTTGCGTCAGCCTCGCAGGTACACTGTGAATTGGCAAGGTGTGGTTGATCTCATCGTGACCAGGTACAGCAAGAGGATTGCGCTCATGGCATATGAACAACTACCCTCTCGCCACTTCATCAGTGAAGTTCGGGGTGCTACTCTGACCTGGTACGATGCACCGTCGTTGCCCGACGATGTTTCCTTGACGAAAAGAGGAGAAACAAACAGAACTGCTGATGCTATTGAGGAATGCAGGATACATTATCTCAGGCCGGCTCTGCTAGTCAAGGCGAAATGGAGCGTGGAAGATAGGTTGATATATACATCTCTTGACACAGTTATCGGGACGATTTGCAACACGCTATATTCTGTTCGTGGTCGTTTATTGAGTGTGTCAGAAAGAGATGgtgaagatgacgaggaacTGGAAAAGGCAGTTCAGCATGGTCGAGCTGTGATGCAAGAACTGATGGGCGAGTTGGAATGGACAACTTGGAAGAAGCCTCAGGCTTGTGCACCGGATGAAGTGCCTGCGATTGCCATGTGGCCGTTTGGAACCAAGGAAGATCATTGGCATCCTGGATGTCGTTCCATCGATGTTATCCAGAACCCCAATGGGTCATATTGGGACTTGTGGGGACCCGGCAGCTGA